A window of Panthera tigris isolate Pti1 chromosome A3, P.tigris_Pti1_mat1.1, whole genome shotgun sequence genomic DNA:
GATGTGCACTTAACTTCCCTTGGGCGTCAGGTCAGGAAATGGCCAACGCTGGGTGCTTCTTCCCTTTATCCCTGTGCTCCGcctgtgaggtaggtgctatttATCATGGTCCCCattttaggaaactgaggcacagagaaataagTGACGTCACACCGCTTGTGAGGGCTGGCTCGCCCTCTCTGCGGTTCCCCTTCGGACACCCCTGAGCCTGCCTCCGGCTGGGTGCTGCAAATCCGCCGTGGCTCAAGAGCCCACGGAAGTTCTGAAAAGGAACTGCAGGCATCGCGACCCAGCAtggggggcagggctgtgctTTGCATTTCCAGGCCCCGTGGGAGGCCCGTGGCTTTCTCCCCCGCTCCGGAGCGGAGTCTGCGTGGATGTGTAGGGACTCGGGCTCTGCCCCCCGGCTCCCCGCCCCTTGCCCTGTGGCCTGGGCTGCGTGCCTTGCCCAGGTTTCCAGTGTTAGTAACGGGAGCGGGTCAGGGTCATGTAACGGACCACGCCAGGGGTCCTAGGTGGGGCACTGCAGGCTGCAGAAGTCGGCGGACGAGAAGAGCCTGAACACGTTGACCAGCGGGAACATGAGCACAGCCCCGAGGAGGGAGCCCAGCTGCACCGCAGCCCCACACCACAAGAGGGCGCTGCGGCTGCGGTCGCGCAGGATCACGCCCAGCATCACCTTGACGTAGCTCAGGCAGCCGATAAACAGCACCCAGGAGGCCACCTGTGGGTACAgggcaggggagatgcagagtgAAGGGGGCTTTGGGGGTGAGCCCCAGGGGAGAAGGGTGCTTGTAGGGCGACCTGGCGGGCCTAAGGGAACCCCAGGGAATAACCTCCGAGTTGAGTAGAGCCTTTGGGGGTGACCCTCTAGGGCTAAGGGGGCCCCCTGAGTTGACACCCATGCCCAGGGCAAAGGAGAACCCAATAGCCTTTATGTCCCCCCATAACCAAGTCAAGGGCGTCTGGGAGAAGGCCACTGCTGGCAGACGCATGCCCGTCCACATGGAAGGGTGCGGCATTCAGGGGAGAGGCTGGACTGTCACCTTGGACCAGCCACCTCACCTTCCTAAGCCTCTGTTCCCAAATGAGAAGCATCCCTCCGCTGCCCAACCCCAACTGGGGCTTCCTCGGGGAGCAGGCCCAAAGCCTTTGGTCAGTGGAAAGGGCCTTGGCTAGGTGAGGGGGGGCGGGCAGCTCCACAGGCCAGGTACTTACAATGAGGACTTCTCCACCCCAGTGGCCCTGCATGAGGGGGCAGGGGCTCATCACGGCCATGGCCATGTTGTAGGCCCCGAAGCCAGTCCCGAGCACTGTGAGGACGCCCAGGAATGGCAGAGACCTAGGGCACAGTAGGGGAGAAGGATGTAAGAGATGGCAAGCCCGACCCCTGCCGCCtccaccccgggggggggggagggtcagcgTCTCCGGGGTTAGAGGTCAGATCCACGTGGAAACTTCCAGGCCACCTGGCTCAAGTGGGTCAGTGAGGTTGCTGAGGGGCAAGACTGGCCTAAGTCACCCTGAACGTTAACAGCAGGGGGGACACAACGGATCTGGTGCTACAGGGACCTGATCCGGATCCCATGTCCCACTGGAGCTGTAAGACTGGTCTCTGAGCCCGTCTCCTCCCCTAGGAGATGAGTGTCGCAGGCCTGTGGGGGCCTGTGGGGCAGAGTGTGCCGGGCCTGGCCCTGGGCCCCGCCCGGTATTTTATCTGCTGTCATTTCCTCCTGCAACATTCCCAACCTCAGCCAGGAAGCCCGGCTGACTAGAAGGTGGCTTTGATCACAGCACTGGCACAGCAGGGGGTGTTGTGAGACCTCAGCTGACCCCTTCCCTTCCGGCTTCATCTACCCTGGTCTACAACGTGAGGTTGGCCTGATCTAGAGGCCCTGGTGGCCTTCCAGGTAGGCTCCGGGTGTGACAACTGAGGACACCGTCCTTCGCTTGGGGTCGTCACCCCTGCGACCTCCCTGCCTACGCTCTTCACGACACCAAGACCCGTCTGTGGTCCTGAGTGAGAGCGGAgggtctgcctctgcctctgagGACACTTTCTGCTGGAAGATTCTTGGAGCCCCTGGCTTTCAGATTCGGTATTTCTAACATTCTGGGTGTCTCACATCCCGCAGATCTGTGGCTTCTGCTCCTGCTTCGTCAGAAATCTCCAGTCTCCCGCCACAGTTGTAAGCCCTAAGGGAGGACATTCAGCTCTCTGGCAATCTGACCTTTTCTGACGCTATTcccattctcccttcttcctgggCCGAGGGAGGTGGGTGTGAGCAGGTCGGAGAGGACCGCCAGGATGGGCAGGGCGGAGTGGTGGGTGGGAGGTTGTAAGACCCTGAAGTtccctgactccaaagcctgtgtctCCTACCGGCGTCTGAACCCCCCACGGTGCAACCACCGAGGTTGCTTGACTAAATTTGGCAATCTCAGGCCCCAATCTAGACTGGCTTAATCTGCATTTTATCAATTTGCCTAGCCATTCTTCCAGAACTGCGGCTGTAAAGGAGCCagcaggagctggaggcaggaGAACAGGGCTGAAATCCTGGGAATTAGACCCTTTCTCTGAGCCCCGGGGCTTCTATTTGTATATGGGAACCTCAGCTCCTGCCTGCCCATTCCTTCTCAATGGCCAATGTCAAGGCAAGTGAGCACTTACATTGGACCTGCCATGTGCAGGCACTGCTCTAAAATCTTTACAAAGTTAGCTTGTCTTATGCTCCCGGCCACCCTAGGAGGTAGAActattatcacccccattttccagataagtaCCCTTGAGGCACAGGGAAGCGGAGTGACTTATCCAGGATCACAGAAGCTAGGACGTGACGGAgttgggatctgaacccaggcagtcaaGCCCTAGAAACCGTGTTCTTAACCACTACACGTAGAGCCTGATAGGTGGGGTTTGGAATCCTGACTTCTGGAACGAAATCTGCCCCAACAAGAGTTCCCCAGGACCAGGTGGGACGGACCTGTGAGGCAGGAACATGGAGAGGAAGCAGGCAAGAGGGTTGGCCATGGAGCTGAGGGTGGCGGACAGGTGGTAGGCAATGGGGCCGTAGGACAGGCAGGAGTAGGTCTGCACGGAGGGCAGCACGCCGTTGGTGAGCGCGTTTACAAAGGCCACCAGGATGTAGATGAAGGTCAGGTgggctgggtggtggggggcCGTTTTCTCCTCTGGATGCCCCTGGGCCTTGCTGTTGTCCCTTGGCCCGGGGGGGCCCAGGTCCTCCCCTTCCCGTGGCCGGATGGAGTGGAGGGTGACCTGGGAGGTGAGGAGGTCTTCTATGGAAGATTCCCTGGGTCTGGGCTGCCGCTGGAGGACAAAGAAAGCGGCCAGGCAGCAGGCCATcatgaaggagaggaggaggaagaagaccaAAGGCGAGAAGTTGGCCGGCAGGTGGCGACTTTCCAGATGGACCGCGGAATGTGCCGTCCCGGCAAGGTCAGACGCAAAAGTGCTGTTAGCtccctggggaaagacacaaggCTCAGCCAGATCCGCGGGGGATGTCAGGGC
This region includes:
- the SLC52A3 gene encoding solute carrier family 52, riboflavin transporter, member 3, which produces MPLLIHLLVCTFGLGSWVAINGLWVELPLLVTELPEGWYLPSYLTVIIQLANIGPLLVTLLHHFQPGCLSEVPIIFTVLGVGTVTCTLFAFLWNVTPWVLDGPHSIAFMVLTFFLALVDCTSSVTFLPFMSRLPAHYLTTFFVGEGLSGLLPALVALAQGSGLTTCVNVTKPLETTPSAETTGKTVFPQGANSTFASDLAGTAHSAVHLESRHLPANFSPLVFFLLLSFMMACCLAAFFVLQRQPRPRESSIEDLLTSQVTLHSIRPREGEDLGPPGPRDNSKAQGHPEEKTAPHHPAHLTFIYILVAFVNALTNGVLPSVQTYSCLSYGPIAYHLSATLSSMANPLACFLSMFLPHRSLPFLGVLTVLGTGFGAYNMAMAVMSPCPLMQGHWGGEVLIVASWVLFIGCLSYVKVMLGVILRDRSRSALLWCGAAVQLGSLLGAVLMFPLVNVFRLFSSADFCSLQCPT